The Candidatus Methylomirabilota bacterium genome contains the following window.
GTCGGCGTACTTGAGCCCCACGCGCGTCAGGTCCGGTCCGATGCGCCGGGTGGAGAAGAGGTGGGGAAGGTCGAAGGCGTACTCGCCCGCCTCGGAGACCGGTCCCCACCGGAGCTCCTCACCGGCGACCGGCCGCACGTACTGGCTGTGGCAGTACCAGCATCCCTCGCGGACATACACGGCGCGCCCGAGCTTCTCGAGCGGCGTGTAATCGCTCGACTCGTACCGCACCCACTTGATCGCTCCGAGATCCGTCCGCACCGCACGGCTGACCTGCGTCGTGCGGGACTCGGGCAGGATGGCCGGGAGAAAGCCCTGGACGAAGATCGCCAGCGTCACCAGGCCGAACCCGGCACCGACCGCGAGGGACTTGATCGATCTCATGGCCAGCCGCCCGTCACGCCGACCGTCTGACCAGGGAGCCCTTCAGCAGGGTGTACACCACGAGTGACATGCCGATGTCCATCGAGATCCCGGTGAACGTTCGCACCCACCAGTACGGGCGGATCGACGTGACCGTCTCCAGGAACTCGCTCTGCGCCATCAGCATGAAGCCCTGCTGCAGCCCCTGCGCGCTCAGCACGAGCCCCATCGCCGAGATGCCGAGCGTGACGAGCCAGAAGCCCCAGTTGGCGAGCGTGAAGCTCCACAGCTCCGACCCCGTGATCCGCGGCCAGACATAGATCGCGCCGGCGATCGCCCACACGACGAACGTGCCGAAGACGGTCAGGTGCGAGTGTGAAATCACGAAGTCCGTGAAGTGGGTCGGCTGCTGCAGGGCGCGGAGCGCCTCCAGCGAGCCCTGAAAGCACCCGAGGAGGTACATGATGGAGCCGACGATCAGGAACTTGGCGGGGAGGTTGCGGCCGAACTCCTGCCACTTGCCGATCATGGTGCCGAAGAAGTTCTGGAGCACGGTCCACACGGGGATGATCAGCATCATCGAGGAGACGATGGCGATCGTCTCGGCCCAGTCGGCGATCGGCGAGTAGAGGTAGTGGTGGATGCCGACGAACGGGTAGAAGAACGCGAGCGACCAGAAGCCGATGAGCGACAGCTTGTGGCTGTAGATGGGGTTGCGCACGCTCGCGGGCAGGAAGTAGTAGATCAGCACGTAGCCCGCCGGCGTGATCCAGAGGCCGACCACGTAATGGATGAACAGGCCGTGCCAGGCCGCGTTGTTGATCCCGGGGATGTGGTACGGACCCAGCATCAGGAGGACGAGATTCACGTCCGTCCAGACGAAGGCCGCGATGAGATACCAGAGCGAGACGTAGAGGGGCGTCTCCCGGCGGTTCTTGATCGTCATCAGGAATTGAACGGTCAGCGCGAGCATCGCCAGGAAAATGACGACGACGTTGACGAGAGCGAACTCTCCCGCCTCCCAGCCCCGGTTCCAGCCGGCCGCGAGGAGGATGACGGCCAGGGCCAGGTTCACGTTCCAGATCCAGATGAGCCCGCGGCTCCAGTGCTCGTTCCACATCCTCACCCCGCAGAGGCGCGGCACGATGTAGTGGCAGAGGCCGATGAAGAGCGTCGAGAACGCGCCCCAGATCACGCCGTTGACGTGGATCGGACGGATCCGGCCGAAGGTGAGCCAGGCGTGGCCGCCGAGGAACTCGGGATACGTGAACTTGGTGGACAGAATGACGCCCACGGTCGGAAAGAAGAGCAGCCAGAAGAACCCCCAGGCGAGCCAGGCCCGAACCAACGCCCGGTCGACGACGTCGTCGTTCAGGCGCCGCGCGTCCGTGATGGGCACCTCCTCGACCGCTCCCCTGCCGCCCATGCTCGGTCTCCTCTCGGGAGGTCGTGACTGCCAGCGTCGCTATATCACGAGAAGCGGATCCGATGCGCGGCCTCGAATCGCTGCCCGCGGTTGTTCGTGAGGACGACGCGCAGAAGGTCCTCGCTGTGGACGCGGAGCCTGAACGCGACGAGAGGATTATCGCTGAGCGCGGAGGTCATCGTGAACTGGCTGACCTGCGCGTCCCCGTAGAAGACGTTCATCCCGTTCAGGTAGAGGGGCTCCCCGGCCTGGACGAACGTCCCCTCCCGAACCTCCAGGCCCGTCCGGCTCGGATGCTTGGTCTTGACCTGGACGTCGATGGTCTGGTCGGGGGCGATGCCCCCATCGGCGATCAGCTGCGGGATCCGGATCGCGGGCGGGCCGATCTCGTCCCTGCCCGCGCGATCGGGCGGCGGGGCGGTCCCGGCGCAGCCGCCCGCGCCGTCGGGGATCGTGATGGACCGCGTCGCGTGCCAGCGGGCGTGGCGACTGCACTCGGCCGTCGCGGCGACCTCGGAGGCGCCATGGTCCAGCCGGATCTGGAAGGCGACGTAGACCTGACCGTTGCGCGGCGTGAAGTGGAACACGCCCTTCAGGGGCACGGGATCTCGCGCGTTCACGATGCTGATGCGCGTGATGGAGTGACCCGGCTCCATCGGGTGGGACATCTCGACGGCGACCGGGACCTTCGCCCCGTTGCTGGTGAAGGCCGGCAGCCTGAGTCGCGGCAGGTGGAGGCGCTCGGACGGCGAGAGCGCCTCGGGATCGGCGCCGCGCACGGGCACGGGTTCGGAGCGCCCGAAGACGCCACGAATTCCCCCCGCCGCGACGAGCCCCACGGCCGCCGGCACCACGCCCAGGAAGCTGCGCCTGGACTGGAGCCGCGGCCGTGAGGCGATTTGCGGGCTCATCGCCGACCCGAACTCCGTCCTAGTGGCGGCCGGGGTCGAGCTTCGAGCCTTTGTTGGACCAGTAGATGTAGGTCTCCAGCGCCTTCATCGCGTCGGAGTCGGAATCGATCTTGACCCCCTCATTGGGCTTCTCGATGCACCAGTTGATCATGTCCCGCAGCGTCGCGAACTTGTTCATCTGCTCCTGGAACTTGGGGAACTCATGGGGATGGTTGTCCGATCCGAAGGGATGGCACATGGCGCAGGCCATGCCCGTCTTGGAGAGCGTGACGCGGAGCCTCCTCTCGGTCGCGCCATCCCCGTGGAAGAGCAGGTCGCCGATCTTGACCTGCTCGATGAACACCTCCTCGAAAGCCTTCAACTGCTCCGGTGTGTGCTTCTCCTTGTGGGCCAGCGCCCGGTCCGGTCCCGAGGTCGCGAGCAGCACCAGCAGGCCTAGGAAGACACCCCGCGCCGTCAGCACGTATCGAGTACTTTTCATCGCCCTCTTCCCTCCGTGGGCGTGCGCCCCGCCGGTGATCACTTGTAGGCGCCGTAGTAGGGCCACTCGCGGTCCGCCAGGCGCGGTTGCAGCATCTGATTGATGTTGTCGGCGCACCCCGAGTCCCAGGGCGCCTCGGCGATGATGTCGTCTTTTTTCCGCCACATCACGTACTCGTTCTCGATCTTCTCGGCCGCGGTCATGGTGAGCCTGGACCAGCCCACTCCGTCGAAATGGTCCCCCGGATCCACCCGAACCTTGCACTTCGTCAGCGTCGGCACTCCTTCGGGCGCGTAGGGCCACGTCCAGGAGGTCGCCAGCATGCCGATCGAGCGCATCTTGCCGATCTCGTTGTAGAGCACCTGGTGGGTGTGGCCATGAACGTTCGTCACGTTGCTGTAGGGCTTGAGGACCTCGTGGACCTCGCGCCAGTCGCGCACCCAGAAGTTCCACGGCGGGTAGTACTCGTACAGCGGGTTATGGCTGAAGATGATCACGGGCTTGTTCTTGGGCCAGGTGGAGAGCGTGCGGTTGAGCCACTCGAGCTGATCGCGACCCACGCCGGCCCACGCTCCCGCCACCGAGCCGTCGAGGGTCGCCATGTGGCCCATCCGCTCTTTGGGCGTCATCTTCTTGGCGGTCCAGTAATCGGGACCGCGGCTGACCGTGTCGAGGCCGACGAAGCGCACGCCCTTGTGGTCGAAGGTCCAGTTCGGCGGCCCGAAGAGCTGCTGCCACTTGGCGCCCATGTCCAGGTACCAGTCGTGCTCGCCCGGGATGAAGACCTTCCGGATCTTCACCTCCTTGAGAATGTTGTTCCCCAGATCGAGCTCGACGGGATCGCCGAGCTGAGCCAAGTCACCCCCGTAAATCAGGAAGTCGGCCGGCGGCGACATCGCCTGGACCTCCTTGACCGCGCGGGTGGCCTTGTCGACGAAGCGCGTGTTGACGTTCTTGGGGTAGAGGTGGCTGTCGGAGACCCAGGCGAACTTGAAGGCCTCGGCCCCGAACGCGAGGTCCAGGGTGTTGACGAGCGGGAACCACCCGTAGGTGGCCGCGCCCGCCGCCGCTCCGGTCAGGAGAGATTTGTGGAGGAAGGTGCGGCGGGTGATCGCGAGTGCGGAGTCCGGGCGCTCGCCCGGCTTGTTCAGCTCCCTGTTCATTTCACGGCGCGTTCGCTGGAGCTCGGCGCACGAGCGGGCCTTCCGCCACCAGGCCAGCCGGGCCTTGTCTCTGGCGAGTTCGAGTCGGTCATGATCGTCCACTGCGGTCGCCTCCTTCCCACAGCAGGGCCAGTAGTGCCGCCGGAACCCGGGGGATGCTCTACTTCTTCAGCTCCACCGCGATGGGAACCACCTCCTTCGCTTTGACGGTCACGGGAATCTCGACCTCCCCGGTGTACTCCTGCCAGCCCACGAGCGTGTAAGAGCCCGGGGGGACGTCTTTGATCGTGAACGTGCCGTCCTTTGCGGTCACCGCGTAGTAGGGGTTGGCCGCGACGTAGACCCAGCCGAGCATCCAGCCGTGGGCATCGCACTCCACGCGGACCAGCCCCGGCTTCCTGAGCGGCTTCTTGATCCGCTGGCCCTGGTTCGGCAGCGCCACGTTGAAGGCGGTGAGCTTCCCGTAAAAGCCATGGGTGTTGTGCAGGACCGGGTCCGAGTTGACGATCTCGAAGTCGCCGCCGGGGATGACCTGGACGTGGGGCTTGAAGTCGCACTTGACGTTGTCGATGTGGGGGATGGCCGCAGCTTTCTCCCAGGGCTTCCCCTTGGCGACCCCCTTGAGGTAGACCACGGCCTCCTGGACCGACTGGTCGGGGCCGAGCAGGATCAGATCAACCTCGCGCACGCCGCTGCCGCACGCCTCGCGATCCTTGGTGGGGATGACCTTTTTCTTGGCCGGCGGGCTCCCCTGGAAGAGCACCTTGCCTTTGATGGTTCCTCCGTCGCTCACGGCCCCGGCCTCATAGGGCTGCGCGGGAAAGGGCAAGCCGGCCACCATGGCGGTCACCGCGAGCACCGCGGTGGCCATTCGGGAAAGCTTCATCGACCCCTCTCCTTTCTGGAGTGCGTGGCTGATCAGAGATGAGCCGACGGACGCGGCAAGGGCTCGAGCCTCTCATCCGGTCCGTGACACACCAGACAGGCTCGGTCCCCGATCTCCGAGACGAGGGTGTAGCCGGCGCCCTGGGACCGCCAGATGACCACGTCGTAGCCGCGGTGGCCGACCACCTTGAACCGGGGCCTATCTTTCAAGCGGAGCCGCCGGTAGGCCTCCTCCGGGATGATGAAGAGGGAGACGTTGTTGCCGTCGACTTGATATTCGAGCGCCGCCACTTCGACTTCCCTGAGGTGGGAGATCCGTCCTCCGAGGAAGTGAAGGCCCTCGGTCTTGAGATCCGGGAGGCTCACGTTGAAGGCGAGCCTCTTCCTGAACCATTCCTCGGCCGCCTTCGGCGGCACGTCCTTGATGTCAGGCGGCAGGAGGTCGCGGACCAGCTTCAGGTGCTGTTCCACCGCGGCGTCCGCCAGCTCGGCGAGCGTGGTTCTGGATCCGAGGTACGACTGGAGCGCAATCCCTGTGCCCAGTCCGACCGCAACAAGGAGCGCAGCGGCGAGGCCGAGGACGAATCGCTGCAACCGGCGCTGCCTGCGACCGGCGCGCTGCCCATGGACGAGGTCCCACAAGAGCGTGCCGACCTGCTCGCTCACCCGCTCCGGGACCGGGTCCGGTCGCAACCGTTCCACATATGTCTCCCGGAATGCGATTTCGAGGTCGACGAGCCGTCGGCAGCCGCCACACCGCCCCAGATGCGCCGCAATCTGGTCCCGCATCTCAGGGGGAAGCTCTCCGTCGACGTAGGGGAACAGCTTGGATTTCGCCGTATTACAGTCCATCATTCCGCACGCCAATCCCTTTCTCACCGGGCCGCTGGGAGGGCTCGACGAGATAGGTTCGGAGCAAGTTCCGACCTCGATAGAGTCGCGACATGACGGTCCCCACCGGCCGGCTCACGATGGTGGCGATTTCCCGGTAGGGAAGACCCTCGATGTCGCGAAGCTCGACGATTTCCCTCAGTAGCGGGGGCAGACGGCGGATCGCCTCCCGAACTTGGTCGACGGTCTCGCGACGGAGGAGGATGTCCTCGGGGGCGAGCGGGATGGAGTACAGGGGGCTTTCCATGGATACCACGGGCTCCGCTTCCTCCTCACGCCCCAGCGGATCTTCGGCGGGCCTCACCCGGCGCCGCCGTTGCCGGTCGATCTGGACATTCCTCATGATCGTGAAGATCCACGGCTTGAAGCTGAGCGACCGGTCGAACGTGTGAAAGCCGTCGTACGCGCGAACGAGGCTCTCCTGGAGGAGATCCTCCGCATCCTCGACCCGCCGCGTGAGGACGAGGGCGTAGTTGTACAGGGAATTGAGATACTTCCGGACAAGGCCCTGAAACTCAGATCCTGTGTCCACAATTCTCCCCGGGCCTGACTCCCTACTACCTACTACGTACGCCAGGGCCGCTTATTCCCTGAGCGGCGCCGGCCCGGATCCAGCGGCGCTCGCGCGCCGGCCCCGAGGAACCCGAACTGCGCCCGGGGCCAAGCCCATCGGCGGGATTCCCGAGCAGGCCGGCCCCAAGCCCGCCCGCCGGGAGGGTTTCAAGAGCGTCACAAGGTCGCGAGCAGCAGGGCCGGCGCCGCCACCGCCGTCAGCAGCATGTGCGCAGAGAAGCGCTGGTGGGCGAGTTCGTCGAGCGGCGAGGCCAGGGCCACCACGATCGTGGCCAGCCCTCCGATGGCCAGCGCCGGGCTTCCGCGCGGGACCTGCACGGCGGAGCGCCGGGCCAGGCGCCACCAGCCGAGGACGGAGGCGAGAGCGAGGGCGGCCGCGGCGATCAGCAGCCGCATCACTTTCGGAAGGCGACGATCGCCACCCAGACGAAGAAGAGCACAGTGCCGGCGAGGAAGAGGGTGAGCGCGAGCTTCTCCGCGGTGCTCACGTCGCGCTCATCCGGACGAGATTAGACCGGCCAGCACGTTGTAGAGCAGCTCGAGCCCGAGGACGGCCAGGGTGACCGCCGCCAGCGCGATCAGGATCCGCTCGATGCTCACGACACCGTCCAGTAGCGGAACAGGTAATAGATGCCCCAGAGGGCGAGGATCGCGTAGACGGCCAGCAGCCACCGGTTGACGATGCCGCGACGGACGCCAAGCTCGCCGCCCGCGTACTCTTCCACCCGGTCGGGCTCAGGGTCGGGAACGCTCATCCTCCTCGGCCTCCGCCGCCAAGACCTGGTGCTTGGCGGACTCCACGTCCCTCAGGGCGCCACTGGCCGCCGCCCATACGAAGGCGCTCAGCGCGGCGCAGCCCATGAGCACCGCGACGACGAACTCCCCCAGCGTCAGATACTCGAGCACCGCCTACTCCCGGCCGTCCGGGGCCGGCCCCCGGGCGGGGCCGCCGGCGGCCTCGGCGACGCCGGGACCGCCCAGGGCCGGGTCCCAGGCGCGCCGCGGGTGGGACGCCTCCACGCCGCGCGAGTTCAACGCGGCCTTCGCGGCGTCGGAGAGCTGGAGCTTCTCGCCGGTCAGGGGGTCGGCCCACGCCGAGAGGGACAGCACATAG
Protein-coding sequences here:
- a CDS encoding cbb3-type cytochrome c oxidase subunit II yields the protein MRSIKSLAVGAGFGLVTLAIFVQGFLPAILPESRTTQVSRAVRTDLGAIKWVRYESSDYTPLEKLGRAVYVREGCWYCHSQYVRPVAGEELRWGPVSEAGEYAFDLPHLFSTRRIGPDLTRVGLKYAD
- a CDS encoding cbb3-type cytochrome c oxidase subunit I, encoding MGGRGAVEEVPITDARRLNDDVVDRALVRAWLAWGFFWLLFFPTVGVILSTKFTYPEFLGGHAWLTFGRIRPIHVNGVIWGAFSTLFIGLCHYIVPRLCGVRMWNEHWSRGLIWIWNVNLALAVILLAAGWNRGWEAGEFALVNVVVIFLAMLALTVQFLMTIKNRRETPLYVSLWYLIAAFVWTDVNLVLLMLGPYHIPGINNAAWHGLFIHYVVGLWITPAGYVLIYYFLPASVRNPIYSHKLSLIGFWSLAFFYPFVGIHHYLYSPIADWAETIAIVSSMMLIIPVWTVLQNFFGTMIGKWQEFGRNLPAKFLIVGSIMYLLGCFQGSLEALRALQQPTHFTDFVISHSHLTVFGTFVVWAIAGAIYVWPRITGSELWSFTLANWGFWLVTLGISAMGLVLSAQGLQQGFMLMAQSEFLETVTSIRPYWWVRTFTGISMDIGMSLVVYTLLKGSLVRRSA
- a CDS encoding metallophosphoesterase; translation: MNRELNKPGERPDSALAITRRTFLHKSLLTGAAAGAATYGWFPLVNTLDLAFGAEAFKFAWVSDSHLYPKNVNTRFVDKATRAVKEVQAMSPPADFLIYGGDLAQLGDPVELDLGNNILKEVKIRKVFIPGEHDWYLDMGAKWQQLFGPPNWTFDHKGVRFVGLDTVSRGPDYWTAKKMTPKERMGHMATLDGSVAGAWAGVGRDQLEWLNRTLSTWPKNKPVIIFSHNPLYEYYPPWNFWVRDWREVHEVLKPYSNVTNVHGHTHQVLYNEIGKMRSIGMLATSWTWPYAPEGVPTLTKCKVRVDPGDHFDGVGWSRLTMTAAEKIENEYVMWRKKDDIIAEAPWDSGCADNINQMLQPRLADREWPYYGAYK
- the ccoS gene encoding cbb3-type cytochrome oxidase assembly protein CcoS, with product MLEYLTLGEFVVAVLMGCAALSAFVWAAASGALRDVESAKHQVLAAEAEEDERSRP
- a CDS encoding thiosulfate oxidation carrier protein SoxY: MSPQIASRPRLQSRRSFLGVVPAAVGLVAAGGIRGVFGRSEPVPVRGADPEALSPSERLHLPRLRLPAFTSNGAKVPVAVEMSHPMEPGHSITRISIVNARDPVPLKGVFHFTPRNGQVYVAFQIRLDHGASEVAATAECSRHARWHATRSITIPDGAGGCAGTAPPPDRAGRDEIGPPAIRIPQLIADGGIAPDQTIDVQVKTKHPSRTGLEVREGTFVQAGEPLYLNGMNVFYGDAQVSQFTMTSALSDNPLVAFRLRVHSEDLLRVVLTNNRGQRFEAAHRIRFS
- a CDS encoding sigma-70 family RNA polymerase sigma factor: MDTGSEFQGLVRKYLNSLYNYALVLTRRVEDAEDLLQESLVRAYDGFHTFDRSLSFKPWIFTIMRNVQIDRQRRRRVRPAEDPLGREEEAEPVVSMESPLYSIPLAPEDILLRRETVDQVREAIRRLPPLLREIVELRDIEGLPYREIATIVSRPVGTVMSRLYRGRNLLRTYLVEPSQRPGEKGIGVRNDGL
- a CDS encoding cytochrome c oxidase assembly protein encodes the protein MRLLIAAAALALASVLGWWRLARRSAVQVPRGSPALAIGGLATIVVALASPLDELAHQRFSAHMLLTAVAAPALLLATL